The region CAACATATTATCCTTGTTTAGAAGCTGGAGGAGTAGTTAATGCAGTTTATAAACTTAGTAAAAAACAAGCAGAAGAAGGAAATGATGTTTCTGTTTTTACAACTGATAGCTGTAGTGAACGTATGAAGCTTGATAAGAGATATAATGTTGATGTTAAAGGAGTTAAAGTTTATTATTTCAAAAATTTATCAAATTCACTTAAAGCAAAGTTTTTAATCGATACTCCATACTCTTTACCTTTAAAAATAAGAAAAGAGATAAAAAAATATGATATCATCCATATACATGAACATAGACATTCTTTAGCTATTGCAGCTAGTTATTATGCTTCTAAAAATAATATACCCTATGTAATTCAAGCTCATGGATCAGTACTTCCTTTTTTCCAAAAAGAGAAGCTTAAAGAAATTTTTGACAAATTATGGGGATTTAAAATTCTTAAAAATGCTTCTAAAGTTTTTGCATTAACCAATGTTGAAAAGGAACAATATTTAAAAATGGGAGTAAAAGAAGAAAGAATAGAAATCATCCCATTAGGTATTGATATTGAAGAATATAGTAAATTACCACCAAAAGATAATTTTAGAGAAAAATACAATATTGGTGAAAATGACAAGTTACTTTTATTTATTGGTAGGATTCATAAAA is a window of Methanobrevibacter arboriphilus JCM 13429 = DSM 1125 DNA encoding:
- a CDS encoding glycosyltransferase, whose protein sequence is MKILHIVPTYYPCLEAGGVVNAVYKLSKKQAEEGNDVSVFTTDSCSERMKLDKRYNVDVKGVKVYYFKNLSNSLKAKFLIDTPYSLPLKIRKEIKKYDIIHIHEHRHSLAIAASYYASKNNIPYVIQAHGSVLPFFQKEKLKEIFDKLWGFKILKNASKVFALTNVEKEQYLKMGVKEERIEIIPLGIDIEEYSKLPPKDNFREKYNIGENDKLLLFIGRIHKIKGLDLLVNSLDVLNRKYMKKSVENLKLAIVGPDNGFLAELKKVITDLDLEENVIITGPLFNKYKIEAIVDCDIFIMPSQYESFTTSGLEAMACGKPLILTKNNHIHTWVDNNAGLSAEYDKNDLADKIQKLLADEKLMEKFGKNGLKEIKENYNWDSIGKKIDLIYRELIE